The following are encoded together in the Osmerus mordax isolate fOsmMor3 chromosome 19 unlocalized genomic scaffold, fOsmMor3.pri SUPER_19_unloc_2, whole genome shotgun sequence genome:
- the LOC136938869 gene encoding muscarinic acetylcholine receptor M1-like encodes MNNCVSQTSNRTADPLEGHEVWEVLVIVIITVPLSLVTILGNLLVLISFRVNSQLRTVSNYFLLSLAVADLILGAVSMNLYAAYIIMGRWALGSVACDLWLAVDYVASNASVMNLLVISFDRFYSVTRPLTYRVKRTTQRAVAAIVLAWAVSFVLWGPAILFWPHVVGRASELQDSCSIPFMDDAVLTFGTAIAAFYLPVTIMVILYWKIYWEIEQRSQGREGLLGSVSSAGGPQGSGGRSVYSSSTKSSSSSAREGPGGKDPCREASQGRGSAKPSLPPTTGSNGEGCAGSRGAEGGRGSTASLSSDEEEAPDTAPPPGDPPALRVEDLRGRQPSLRGSSLSESRRTRQPKARRRRNRMITEKKAARTLSAILLAFILTWSPYNIMVLASFSYCVPEKLWQLGYWLCYINSTVNPICYALCNKHFRVTFKSLLLCRLGQRDWGRTRHGNHATTRMQRTGSTVRSPQDP; translated from the exons ATGAACAACTGTGTCTCCCAGACCAGCAACCGGACAGCAGACCCTTTGGAGGGTCATGAGGTATGGGAGGTGCTGGTGATTGTGATCATCACAgtgcccctctctctggtcACCATCCTTGGCAACCTGCTGGTTTTGATCTCCTTCCGGGTCAACAGCCAGCTGCGCACCGTCAGCAACTACTTCCTGTTGAGCCTGGCGGTGGCAGACTTAATCCTCGGCGCCGTTTCCATGAACCTGTACGCTGCGTACATCATAATGGGCCGTTGGGCCCTGGGGAGCGTGGCCTGTGACCTCTGGCTGGCCGTGGACTACGTGGCTAGCAACGCGTCCGTCATGAACCTGCTGGTGATCAGCTTCGACCGCTTCTACTCCGTCACGCGGCCGCTGACCTACAGGGTTAAGAGGACGACACAGCGGGCGGTGGCGGCCATCGTCCTGGCCTGGGCCGTGTCCTTCGTCCTGTGGGGCCCCGCCATCCTCTTCTGGCCGCACGTGGTGGGCAGGGCCTCGGAGCTCCAGGACAGCTGCTCCATCCCCTTCATGGACGACGCCGTGCTCACCTTCGGCACGGCCATCGCGGCCTTCTACCTTCCGGTCACCATCATGGTGATCCTCTACTGGAAGATCTACTGGGAGATCGAGCAGCGCTCCCAGGGTCGGGAGGGGCTGCTGGGGTCTGTGAGCAGCGCAGGGGGTCCCCAGGGCTCTGGGGGGAGGTCTGTCTACTCCAGCAGCACCAAGAGCAGCTCCAGCAGCGCCCGAGAGGGCCCAGGGGGGAAGGATCCATGCAGGGAGGCCTCCCAGGGGAGAGGGTCAGCCaaaccctccctgcctcccaccaCGGGCAGCAACGGGGAGGGCTGCGCAGGAAGCAGGGgggcagaaggagggaggggctctACTGCCTCTCTGTCCTCAGATGAGGA GGAGGCCCCagacaccgccccccccccgggagACCCCCCGGCCCTCAGGGTGGAGGACCTCCGAGGCCGGCAGCCTTCCCTCCGGGGCTCCAGCTTGTCCGAGTCCAGGCGAACCAGACAGCCCAAGGCCAggcggaggaggaacaggatgaTCACGGAGAAGAAGGCAGCCAGGACCCTGAGTGCCATCCTGCTGGCCTTCATCCTCACCTGGAGCCCCTACAACATCATGGTGCTGGCCTCCTTCTCCTACTGTGTGCCTGAGAAGCTGTGGCAGCTGGGCTACTGGCTGTGCTACATCAACAGCACCGTGAACCCCATCTGCTACGCCCTGTGTAACAAGCACTTCCGGGTCACCTTCAAATCCCTGCTGCTCTGCCGGCTCGGGCAGAGGGACTGGGGGAGGACTCGCCACGGCAACCACGCCACGACCCGGATGCAGAGAACGGGCAGCACTGTGAGGAGCCCCCAGGacccttga